The Cherax quadricarinatus isolate ZL_2023a chromosome 81, ASM3850222v1, whole genome shotgun sequence genome includes a region encoding these proteins:
- the LOC128699785 gene encoding WD repeat-containing protein 13 isoform X2: MAWWQQVLAVDAKFNNHRAPATPGFKTLYIRRRSQLLRDSAREEDNGGVRNYLRVRLALLQQRYCVTLDQLSLKSRPASLRSVSRLTVEGDSPRCMSRNMSVTMSQTGSQGIEGPQGPPPAGSVVPTQRAEASKAIVGGTSIGENYAFSGVHHIFDQHADSVTMVKFAHNDLGLLACSSLDSTLSVCQVSEGEPRVLHTLRHHTAGVTGFDWSSTNDLLLSCGEDGAICLWSSSTGQCLRTVSDQAGGQVLSCLFHPLNSNWAVLGNSRGLVQVLNISTGHYPKGGTSKVAGQVTALTFDSSGKTLWAGDDKGIIISFLFDLGSGGLRKGKRCVVSEGAAITSLSARTWASREAPNPTLLVSAACNTLLLYRVVDKEGGLRLKRNFSISHVYQPVRSTFCPLMSFRQGACVVSGCEDCSVWFLDVERDTRPLINRLQGHAAPVLGVTFNYDESLLATSDATGLVIVWKRQ; encoded by the exons ATGGCTTGGTGGCAGCAGGTGTTGGCAGTGGATGCCAAGTTTAACAACCATCGTGCCCCAGCTACGCCAGGTTTCA AGACATTATATATTCGACGACGTAGTCAGCTACTGAGGGACAGCGCTCGCGAGGAA GATAATGGTGGTGTACGTAACTACTTAAGAGTAAGACTAGCATTGTTGCAGCAGCGCTATTGTGTCACCCTAGACCAGCTCAGTCTAAAAAGTCGACCAGCGAGTCTTCGCTCTGTATCACGGCTCACAGTCGAG GGTGATTCTCCACGTTGTATGAGTCGCAACATGAGTGTGACAATGTCACAGACAGGAAGCCAAGGCATTGAGGGACCTCAGGGACCACCACCAGCTGGCTCTGTTGTTCCTACACAACGAGCTGAAGCTTCCAAAGCCATCGTGGGTGGTACCTCTATTGGGGAAAATTATGCTTTCTCAGGAGTGCACCACATCTTTGATCAA CATGCAGATAGTGTTACAATGGTGAAGTTTGCTCACAATGATCTGGGTCTGTTGGCATGTTCTTCCCTCGATAGTACTTTGTCTGTGTGTCAAGTATCTGAGGGAGAGCCACGAGTACTTCACACCCTCCGTCaccatactgctggtgttacag GATTTGATTGGTCTTCTACAAATGACCTTTTATTATCATGTGGTGAAGATGGTGCTATCTGTCTGTGGAGTTCATCAACGGGTCAGTGTCTTCGTACGGTTAGTGATCAAGCTGGTGGACAAGTTCTCTCCTGCCTCTTTCATCCTCTTAACTCCAACTGGGCTGTT CTGGGAAATAGTCGAGGCTTGGTGCAAGTTTTGAACATTTCCACCGGCCATTATCCCAAGGGAGGTACAAGCAAAGTGGCTGGTCAAGTAACAGCTTTAACGTTTGATTCTTCAGGCAAAACACTCTGGGCTGGTGATGACAAG GGAATTATTATTTCATTCCTGTTTGACCTTGGGAGCGGAGGTCTTAGAAAAGGAAAACGTTGTGTTGTGAGTGAAGGAGCAGCAATCACAAGCCTCTCAGCACGCACCTGGGCCAGCCGTGAGGCACCCAATCCAACGCTTCTTGTCAGTGCAGCTTGTAACACACTACTTTTGTACAG AGTTGTGGACAAAGAGGGAGGTTTACGCCTGAAGAGAAATTTTAGCATTTCTCATGTATACCAGCCTGTACGCTCTACATTTTGTCCACTTATGTCCTTCAGACAGGGAGCATGTGTGG TGAGTGGCTGTGAGGACTGCAGTGTTTGGTTCCTGGATGTTGAGCGAGACACACGACCACTCATCAATCGCCTGCAAGGTCATGCAGCACCTGTCCTCGGTGTGACCTTCAATTATGATGAGTCACTACTTGCAACTTCAGATGCTACAGGTCTTGTTATTGTGTGGAAGAGGCAATAA
- the LOC128699785 gene encoding WD repeat-containing protein 13 isoform X4, translating into MSYSACYSRQPRRRGCTKMAWWQQVLAVDAKFNNHRAPATPGFKTLYIRRRSQLLRDSAREEGDSPRCMSRNMSVTMSQTGSQGIEGPQGPPPAGSVVPTQRAEASKAIVGGTSIGENYAFSGVHHIFDQHADSVTMVKFAHNDLGLLACSSLDSTLSVCQVSEGEPRVLHTLRHHTAGVTGFDWSSTNDLLLSCGEDGAICLWSSSTGQCLRTVSDQAGGQVLSCLFHPLNSNWAVLGNSRGLVQVLNISTGHYPKGGTSKVAGQVTALTFDSSGKTLWAGDDKGIIISFLFDLGSGGLRKGKRCVVSEGAAITSLSARTWASREAPNPTLLVSAACNTLLLYRVVDKEGGLRLKRNFSISHVYQPVRSTFCPLMSFRQGACVVSGCEDCSVWFLDVERDTRPLINRLQGHAAPVLGVTFNYDESLLATSDATGLVIVWKRQ; encoded by the exons ATGTCTTACAGTGCTTGTTACAGTCGCCAGCCACGAAGAAGAG GTTGCACAAAGATGGCTTGGTGGCAGCAGGTGTTGGCAGTGGATGCCAAGTTTAACAACCATCGTGCCCCAGCTACGCCAGGTTTCA AGACATTATATATTCGACGACGTAGTCAGCTACTGAGGGACAGCGCTCGCGAGGAA GGTGATTCTCCACGTTGTATGAGTCGCAACATGAGTGTGACAATGTCACAGACAGGAAGCCAAGGCATTGAGGGACCTCAGGGACCACCACCAGCTGGCTCTGTTGTTCCTACACAACGAGCTGAAGCTTCCAAAGCCATCGTGGGTGGTACCTCTATTGGGGAAAATTATGCTTTCTCAGGAGTGCACCACATCTTTGATCAA CATGCAGATAGTGTTACAATGGTGAAGTTTGCTCACAATGATCTGGGTCTGTTGGCATGTTCTTCCCTCGATAGTACTTTGTCTGTGTGTCAAGTATCTGAGGGAGAGCCACGAGTACTTCACACCCTCCGTCaccatactgctggtgttacag GATTTGATTGGTCTTCTACAAATGACCTTTTATTATCATGTGGTGAAGATGGTGCTATCTGTCTGTGGAGTTCATCAACGGGTCAGTGTCTTCGTACGGTTAGTGATCAAGCTGGTGGACAAGTTCTCTCCTGCCTCTTTCATCCTCTTAACTCCAACTGGGCTGTT CTGGGAAATAGTCGAGGCTTGGTGCAAGTTTTGAACATTTCCACCGGCCATTATCCCAAGGGAGGTACAAGCAAAGTGGCTGGTCAAGTAACAGCTTTAACGTTTGATTCTTCAGGCAAAACACTCTGGGCTGGTGATGACAAG GGAATTATTATTTCATTCCTGTTTGACCTTGGGAGCGGAGGTCTTAGAAAAGGAAAACGTTGTGTTGTGAGTGAAGGAGCAGCAATCACAAGCCTCTCAGCACGCACCTGGGCCAGCCGTGAGGCACCCAATCCAACGCTTCTTGTCAGTGCAGCTTGTAACACACTACTTTTGTACAG AGTTGTGGACAAAGAGGGAGGTTTACGCCTGAAGAGAAATTTTAGCATTTCTCATGTATACCAGCCTGTACGCTCTACATTTTGTCCACTTATGTCCTTCAGACAGGGAGCATGTGTGG TGAGTGGCTGTGAGGACTGCAGTGTTTGGTTCCTGGATGTTGAGCGAGACACACGACCACTCATCAATCGCCTGCAAGGTCATGCAGCACCTGTCCTCGGTGTGACCTTCAATTATGATGAGTCACTACTTGCAACTTCAGATGCTACAGGTCTTGTTATTGTGTGGAAGAGGCAATAA
- the LOC128699785 gene encoding WD repeat-containing protein 13 isoform X1, with protein sequence MSYSACYSRQPRRRGCTKMAWWQQVLAVDAKFNNHRAPATPGFKTLYIRRRSQLLRDSAREEDNGGVRNYLRVRLALLQQRYCVTLDQLSLKSRPASLRSVSRLTVEGDSPRCMSRNMSVTMSQTGSQGIEGPQGPPPAGSVVPTQRAEASKAIVGGTSIGENYAFSGVHHIFDQHADSVTMVKFAHNDLGLLACSSLDSTLSVCQVSEGEPRVLHTLRHHTAGVTGFDWSSTNDLLLSCGEDGAICLWSSSTGQCLRTVSDQAGGQVLSCLFHPLNSNWAVLGNSRGLVQVLNISTGHYPKGGTSKVAGQVTALTFDSSGKTLWAGDDKGIIISFLFDLGSGGLRKGKRCVVSEGAAITSLSARTWASREAPNPTLLVSAACNTLLLYRVVDKEGGLRLKRNFSISHVYQPVRSTFCPLMSFRQGACVVSGCEDCSVWFLDVERDTRPLINRLQGHAAPVLGVTFNYDESLLATSDATGLVIVWKRQ encoded by the exons ATGTCTTACAGTGCTTGTTACAGTCGCCAGCCACGAAGAAGAG GTTGCACAAAGATGGCTTGGTGGCAGCAGGTGTTGGCAGTGGATGCCAAGTTTAACAACCATCGTGCCCCAGCTACGCCAGGTTTCA AGACATTATATATTCGACGACGTAGTCAGCTACTGAGGGACAGCGCTCGCGAGGAA GATAATGGTGGTGTACGTAACTACTTAAGAGTAAGACTAGCATTGTTGCAGCAGCGCTATTGTGTCACCCTAGACCAGCTCAGTCTAAAAAGTCGACCAGCGAGTCTTCGCTCTGTATCACGGCTCACAGTCGAG GGTGATTCTCCACGTTGTATGAGTCGCAACATGAGTGTGACAATGTCACAGACAGGAAGCCAAGGCATTGAGGGACCTCAGGGACCACCACCAGCTGGCTCTGTTGTTCCTACACAACGAGCTGAAGCTTCCAAAGCCATCGTGGGTGGTACCTCTATTGGGGAAAATTATGCTTTCTCAGGAGTGCACCACATCTTTGATCAA CATGCAGATAGTGTTACAATGGTGAAGTTTGCTCACAATGATCTGGGTCTGTTGGCATGTTCTTCCCTCGATAGTACTTTGTCTGTGTGTCAAGTATCTGAGGGAGAGCCACGAGTACTTCACACCCTCCGTCaccatactgctggtgttacag GATTTGATTGGTCTTCTACAAATGACCTTTTATTATCATGTGGTGAAGATGGTGCTATCTGTCTGTGGAGTTCATCAACGGGTCAGTGTCTTCGTACGGTTAGTGATCAAGCTGGTGGACAAGTTCTCTCCTGCCTCTTTCATCCTCTTAACTCCAACTGGGCTGTT CTGGGAAATAGTCGAGGCTTGGTGCAAGTTTTGAACATTTCCACCGGCCATTATCCCAAGGGAGGTACAAGCAAAGTGGCTGGTCAAGTAACAGCTTTAACGTTTGATTCTTCAGGCAAAACACTCTGGGCTGGTGATGACAAG GGAATTATTATTTCATTCCTGTTTGACCTTGGGAGCGGAGGTCTTAGAAAAGGAAAACGTTGTGTTGTGAGTGAAGGAGCAGCAATCACAAGCCTCTCAGCACGCACCTGGGCCAGCCGTGAGGCACCCAATCCAACGCTTCTTGTCAGTGCAGCTTGTAACACACTACTTTTGTACAG AGTTGTGGACAAAGAGGGAGGTTTACGCCTGAAGAGAAATTTTAGCATTTCTCATGTATACCAGCCTGTACGCTCTACATTTTGTCCACTTATGTCCTTCAGACAGGGAGCATGTGTGG TGAGTGGCTGTGAGGACTGCAGTGTTTGGTTCCTGGATGTTGAGCGAGACACACGACCACTCATCAATCGCCTGCAAGGTCATGCAGCACCTGTCCTCGGTGTGACCTTCAATTATGATGAGTCACTACTTGCAACTTCAGATGCTACAGGTCTTGTTATTGTGTGGAAGAGGCAATAA
- the LOC128699785 gene encoding WD repeat-containing protein 13 isoform X3 → MSYSACYSRQPRRRETLYIRRRSQLLRDSAREEDNGGVRNYLRVRLALLQQRYCVTLDQLSLKSRPASLRSVSRLTVEGDSPRCMSRNMSVTMSQTGSQGIEGPQGPPPAGSVVPTQRAEASKAIVGGTSIGENYAFSGVHHIFDQHADSVTMVKFAHNDLGLLACSSLDSTLSVCQVSEGEPRVLHTLRHHTAGVTGFDWSSTNDLLLSCGEDGAICLWSSSTGQCLRTVSDQAGGQVLSCLFHPLNSNWAVLGNSRGLVQVLNISTGHYPKGGTSKVAGQVTALTFDSSGKTLWAGDDKGIIISFLFDLGSGGLRKGKRCVVSEGAAITSLSARTWASREAPNPTLLVSAACNTLLLYRVVDKEGGLRLKRNFSISHVYQPVRSTFCPLMSFRQGACVVSGCEDCSVWFLDVERDTRPLINRLQGHAAPVLGVTFNYDESLLATSDATGLVIVWKRQ, encoded by the exons ATGTCTTACAGTGCTTGTTACAGTCGCCAGCCACGAAGAAGAG AGACATTATATATTCGACGACGTAGTCAGCTACTGAGGGACAGCGCTCGCGAGGAA GATAATGGTGGTGTACGTAACTACTTAAGAGTAAGACTAGCATTGTTGCAGCAGCGCTATTGTGTCACCCTAGACCAGCTCAGTCTAAAAAGTCGACCAGCGAGTCTTCGCTCTGTATCACGGCTCACAGTCGAG GGTGATTCTCCACGTTGTATGAGTCGCAACATGAGTGTGACAATGTCACAGACAGGAAGCCAAGGCATTGAGGGACCTCAGGGACCACCACCAGCTGGCTCTGTTGTTCCTACACAACGAGCTGAAGCTTCCAAAGCCATCGTGGGTGGTACCTCTATTGGGGAAAATTATGCTTTCTCAGGAGTGCACCACATCTTTGATCAA CATGCAGATAGTGTTACAATGGTGAAGTTTGCTCACAATGATCTGGGTCTGTTGGCATGTTCTTCCCTCGATAGTACTTTGTCTGTGTGTCAAGTATCTGAGGGAGAGCCACGAGTACTTCACACCCTCCGTCaccatactgctggtgttacag GATTTGATTGGTCTTCTACAAATGACCTTTTATTATCATGTGGTGAAGATGGTGCTATCTGTCTGTGGAGTTCATCAACGGGTCAGTGTCTTCGTACGGTTAGTGATCAAGCTGGTGGACAAGTTCTCTCCTGCCTCTTTCATCCTCTTAACTCCAACTGGGCTGTT CTGGGAAATAGTCGAGGCTTGGTGCAAGTTTTGAACATTTCCACCGGCCATTATCCCAAGGGAGGTACAAGCAAAGTGGCTGGTCAAGTAACAGCTTTAACGTTTGATTCTTCAGGCAAAACACTCTGGGCTGGTGATGACAAG GGAATTATTATTTCATTCCTGTTTGACCTTGGGAGCGGAGGTCTTAGAAAAGGAAAACGTTGTGTTGTGAGTGAAGGAGCAGCAATCACAAGCCTCTCAGCACGCACCTGGGCCAGCCGTGAGGCACCCAATCCAACGCTTCTTGTCAGTGCAGCTTGTAACACACTACTTTTGTACAG AGTTGTGGACAAAGAGGGAGGTTTACGCCTGAAGAGAAATTTTAGCATTTCTCATGTATACCAGCCTGTACGCTCTACATTTTGTCCACTTATGTCCTTCAGACAGGGAGCATGTGTGG TGAGTGGCTGTGAGGACTGCAGTGTTTGGTTCCTGGATGTTGAGCGAGACACACGACCACTCATCAATCGCCTGCAAGGTCATGCAGCACCTGTCCTCGGTGTGACCTTCAATTATGATGAGTCACTACTTGCAACTTCAGATGCTACAGGTCTTGTTATTGTGTGGAAGAGGCAATAA